In the genome of Phlebotomus papatasi isolate M1 chromosome 2, Ppap_2.1, whole genome shotgun sequence, one region contains:
- the LOC129802275 gene encoding protein snakeskin, whose translation MVSVETIGSVFLKVFKLVLNIVILILYRTGYGGDFLGVGGTWNLNEEKSPDAEIVASGVIVGFMIYTSVQLITYAFGTTAHKRELSDTIMNVVGTFMWVAVGGTALHYWHGYMPDHDFLHVATERQVGLAMGALCIISGALYLVDTVLAFVHFAKDA comes from the exons ATGGTGTCTGTGGAAACTATTGGTTCAGTTTTTCTCAAAGTGTTCAAATTG GTTCTCAACATAGTTATCCTCATTCTCTACCGAACTGGCTATGGAGGTGATTTCCTGGGTGTTGGTGGAACATGGAATTTGAACGAAGAGAAGAGTCCTGATGCAGAAATTGTAGCTTCAGGTGTTATTGTTGGTTTCATGATTTACACCTCAGTTCAGTTAATAACATATGCCTTTGGTACGACAGCACACAAAAG AGAACTCTCGGATACGATCATGAACGTTGTGGGTACTTTCATGTGGGTGGCTGTCGGTGGAACTGCCCTTCACTATTGGCACGGATATATGCCAGATCATGATTTCCTTCATGTGGCCACAGAGAGGCAAGTTGGTCTTGCCATGGGAGCCCTATGCATCATTTCTGGTGCTCTCTACCTGGTTGACACCGTATTAGCGTTTGTACACTTCGCGAAGGATGCCTAA